One Kitasatospora sp. NBC_01287 DNA window includes the following coding sequences:
- a CDS encoding FAD-dependent monooxygenase, which yields MALNDVKETVDVLVVGAGAAGLTLAVDLARRGVPALVVERESALFPGSRGKGLQPRTQEVFDDLGVIGAVRAAGGHYPRMLTWTDGAPGDAWDLVTPVEPRPGIPYPAPWMLPQWRTQELLLDRLRQLGGDVAFGVELTELAQDREGVRASLRSAGGSPATVRARYLVGADGGRSTVRAALGVAMTGETVDPRPSLVADLAITGLDRTHWHVWPGDGNPLTLCPLAGTELFQLFAQFPQGSRVDASPAGVRAVIASRTPLTGAAWGEVALGEVAWSSEFRPRAALADRFRSGRVLLAGDAAHVHSPAGGQGLNTGVQDAYNLGWKLGRILRHGAPAELLDSYEAERRPVAAEMLGLTTRLHRAGRDGGPGSVQRGSQTSQLGIGYPNSPLSVERRDGVRGCPPPEDALPEGALRAGDRVPDLAVAGGRLFGLLRGPHALLLAVGRQAPPALGAAGTGVVVHQASPAEAGGELGDAFGEGLFVVRPDGYLGLAGEDAADAAEYLALIGRTAPAG from the coding sequence ATGGCACTTAACGACGTTAAGGAAACTGTCGACGTACTGGTCGTCGGCGCGGGCGCCGCCGGGCTGACCCTGGCCGTGGATCTGGCCCGCCGCGGCGTGCCGGCCCTGGTGGTCGAGCGGGAGAGCGCTCTCTTCCCGGGCTCGCGCGGCAAGGGCCTGCAGCCGCGCACCCAGGAGGTCTTCGACGATCTCGGCGTGATCGGGGCGGTGCGCGCGGCCGGCGGCCACTACCCGCGGATGCTCACCTGGACGGACGGCGCGCCGGGCGACGCCTGGGACCTCGTCACCCCCGTCGAGCCGCGCCCCGGCATCCCCTACCCCGCGCCCTGGATGCTGCCGCAGTGGCGCACCCAGGAGCTCCTCCTCGACCGGCTGCGCCAGCTGGGCGGCGACGTCGCCTTCGGTGTCGAGCTGACGGAGCTGGCCCAGGACCGGGAGGGCGTGCGGGCGAGCCTGCGGAGCGCCGGCGGGTCGCCCGCCACCGTCCGCGCCCGCTACCTGGTCGGCGCGGACGGCGGCCGCAGCACCGTCCGCGCGGCCCTCGGCGTCGCGATGACGGGCGAGACGGTGGACCCGCGCCCGTCCCTGGTCGCCGACCTGGCGATCACCGGCCTGGACCGCACCCACTGGCACGTCTGGCCGGGCGACGGCAACCCGCTCACCCTCTGCCCGCTGGCCGGCACCGAACTGTTCCAGCTCTTCGCCCAGTTCCCGCAAGGGTCGCGGGTGGACGCCTCACCGGCGGGCGTGCGCGCGGTGATCGCCTCGCGCACGCCGCTGACCGGGGCGGCGTGGGGCGAGGTGGCGCTGGGCGAGGTGGCCTGGAGCTCCGAGTTCCGGCCCCGGGCCGCGCTGGCCGACCGGTTCCGGTCCGGCCGGGTGCTGCTGGCCGGCGACGCCGCCCACGTGCACTCACCGGCCGGCGGCCAAGGTCTGAACACCGGTGTGCAGGACGCCTACAACCTCGGCTGGAAGCTCGGCCGGATCCTGCGCCACGGCGCGCCCGCCGAACTGCTCGACAGCTACGAGGCCGAACGCCGCCCGGTGGCCGCCGAGATGCTCGGGCTGACCACCCGGCTGCACCGGGCCGGCCGCGACGGCGGCCCCGGCTCGGTCCAACGCGGTTCACAGACCTCGCAGTTGGGCATCGGCTACCCGAACAGCCCGCTGAGCGTGGAACGCCGGGACGGGGTGCGGGGCTGCCCACCGCCGGAGGATGCGCTGCCGGAGGGCGCGCTGCGGGCCGGTGACCGGGTGCCGGACCTGGCGGTGGCGGGCGGGCGCCTGTTCGGCCTGCTCCGCGGCCCGCACGCGCTGCTGCTCGCGGTGGGACGACAGGCTCCGCCGGCGCTCGGCGCGGCCGGGACGGGGGTCGTGGTGCACCAGGCCTCGCCGGCGGAGGCGGGCGGCGAGCTGGGGGACGCCTTCGGCGAGGGCCTGTTCGTGGTGCGCCCGGACGGCTACCTCGGCCTGGCGGGCGAGGACGCGGCGGACGCGGCCGAGTACCTGGCGCTGATCGGGCGCACCGCGCCGGCGGGCTGA
- a CDS encoding TetR/AcrR family transcriptional regulator C-terminal domain-containing protein, whose amino-acid sequence MPPKLDPALVVDTALRLLNETGLDGLTLRRIATELDVKAPALYWHFSSKQALLDAMATQLFRFAAAEPAPGPHAPWQEWVGHSCRTLRRTLLRYRDGAKVFSGTRFQGTDHAEVLERYLAVLLAAGFALDDAVLAFATGYAFTIGFVIEEQAVHPLPGEQDPYFDPDTRAARIGPEHPAAAAAGPALFTGFEERFERGLAILLAGIAVTTPGLSGPC is encoded by the coding sequence GTGCCCCCCAAACTCGATCCCGCCCTCGTCGTCGACACCGCGCTGCGCCTGCTGAACGAGACCGGCCTCGACGGCCTGACGCTGCGCCGGATCGCCACCGAGCTGGACGTCAAGGCGCCCGCGCTGTACTGGCACTTCAGCTCCAAGCAGGCGCTGCTGGACGCGATGGCCACCCAGTTGTTCCGGTTCGCCGCCGCTGAGCCGGCCCCCGGCCCGCACGCCCCCTGGCAGGAGTGGGTCGGCCACTCCTGCCGCACCCTGCGCCGCACCCTGCTGCGCTACCGGGACGGCGCCAAGGTCTTCTCCGGCACCCGCTTCCAGGGCACCGACCACGCCGAGGTACTGGAGCGCTACCTGGCCGTGCTGCTCGCGGCGGGCTTCGCCCTGGACGACGCCGTGCTCGCCTTCGCCACCGGCTACGCCTTCACCATCGGCTTCGTGATCGAGGAGCAGGCCGTCCACCCGCTGCCCGGCGAGCAGGACCCGTACTTCGATCCGGACACCCGGGCCGCCCGGATCGGTCCGGAGCACCCGGCCGCCGCGGCGGCGGGGCCGGCGCTCTTCACCGGCTTCGAGGAGCGCTTCGAGCGCGGGCTCGCGATCCTGCTGGCCGGGATCGCCGTGACCACCCCTGGGCTGTCCGGGCCCTGCTAG
- a CDS encoding DUF1152 domain-containing protein, whose protein sequence is MLIAGAGGGFDVYAGLPLALALRAAGHEVHLANLSFSDLYGLPGEVWHAPDLAEINAGTPDGGRSYFPELALARWLRAQGQPDTVWAFPTVGVQPLRAAYQVLIDHLDIDAVVLVDGGTDILLRGDEVGLGTPEEDMTSLAAVAGLEGLTERLVVCLGFGIDAHHGVSHALVLENLAALARTGDYLGAFSLAADSPEGAAYLDAVAHAQAATADHPSIVNGSIAAALRGGFGDVHFTTRTRGSKLFINPLMAVYFAVTVAGLAGQHRYLDRLERTVVLRQVASIIEECRDELPRQRPPRAFPH, encoded by the coding sequence ATCCTGATCGCCGGGGCCGGCGGCGGCTTCGACGTCTACGCCGGGCTGCCGCTGGCCCTCGCGCTGCGTGCGGCCGGGCACGAGGTGCACCTGGCGAACCTCTCCTTCAGCGACCTGTACGGCCTGCCCGGCGAGGTCTGGCACGCGCCGGACCTCGCCGAGATCAACGCCGGCACACCGGACGGCGGCCGCAGCTACTTCCCCGAACTCGCGCTGGCCCGCTGGCTGCGCGCACAGGGGCAGCCGGACACGGTGTGGGCCTTCCCCACCGTCGGTGTCCAGCCGCTGAGGGCCGCCTACCAGGTGCTGATCGACCACCTCGACATCGATGCGGTGGTGCTGGTGGACGGCGGCACCGACATCCTGCTGCGCGGCGACGAGGTCGGCCTCGGCACCCCCGAGGAGGACATGACCAGCCTGGCCGCGGTGGCCGGGTTGGAGGGCCTGACGGAGCGCCTGGTGGTCTGCCTCGGCTTCGGGATCGACGCCCACCACGGCGTCAGCCATGCCCTGGTGCTGGAGAACCTGGCCGCGCTCGCCCGCACCGGCGACTACCTCGGCGCCTTCTCGCTGGCCGCCGACAGCCCCGAGGGCGCCGCCTACCTCGACGCTGTCGCGCACGCCCAGGCCGCCACCGCCGACCACCCGAGCATCGTGAACGGCTCGATCGCCGCCGCACTGCGCGGCGGGTTCGGCGACGTCCACTTCACCACCCGCACCCGGGGCAGCAAGCTCTTCATCAACCCGCTGATGGCCGTCTACTTCGCGGTCACGGTCGCCGGGCTGGCCGGGCAGCACCGTTACCTGGACCGGCTGGAGCGCACCGTGGTGTTGCGCCAGGTCGCCTCGATCATCGAAGAGTGCCGAGACGAACTGCCCCGGCAACGGCCACCGAGGGCTTTTCCGCACTGA
- a CDS encoding DUF1697 domain-containing protein, which yields MADQTFIAFLRAVNVGGRTVKMERLRELFAGLGLGEVRSYIQSGNVFFTADASIDRAALTERIEACLREALGYEVPVMLRTVEELAAVVEADPFRGVEVTEHVRFCVVFLSEPLPADLTLPHLTPRGDLEVIAATAGEAFVVARLIGGRPTGNAASAFGKSYHGQGTSRFFHTTAKILAAARKG from the coding sequence ATGGCCGACCAGACCTTCATCGCCTTCCTGCGCGCGGTCAACGTCGGCGGACGCACCGTCAAGATGGAACGCCTGCGCGAGCTCTTCGCCGGGCTGGGCCTGGGTGAGGTGCGGTCCTACATCCAGAGCGGCAACGTCTTCTTCACCGCGGACGCCTCCATCGACCGGGCCGCGCTGACCGAGCGGATCGAGGCCTGCCTGCGGGAGGCGCTCGGGTACGAGGTGCCGGTCATGCTGCGCACGGTCGAGGAGCTGGCGGCGGTGGTGGAGGCCGACCCGTTCCGCGGCGTCGAGGTCACCGAGCACGTCCGGTTCTGCGTGGTCTTCCTCTCCGAACCGCTGCCCGCCGACCTCACGCTGCCGCACCTGACCCCCAGGGGCGACCTGGAGGTGATCGCCGCCACCGCGGGCGAGGCCTTCGTGGTCGCCCGCCTCATCGGCGGCCGCCCGACCGGCAACGCGGCCTCGGCCTTCGGCAAGTCGTACCACGGGCAGGGCACCAGCCGGTTCTTCCACACCACGGCGAAGATCCTGGCCGCCGCCCGCAAGGGGTGA
- a CDS encoding ArsC/Spx/MgsR family protein — protein sequence MEIWINPRCGKCRSALTELNAAGLNYTVRRYLEDPPSVAELEVVLERLGLDPWDITRLDEAVAREQGMRGWGRTAADRPRWLAALAEHPILLQRPIITADDGHAVIARTPEALRSVLP from the coding sequence ATGGAGATCTGGATCAACCCGCGCTGCGGCAAGTGCCGCTCAGCGCTCACCGAGCTGAACGCGGCGGGGCTGAACTACACCGTGCGCCGCTACCTGGAGGACCCGCCCTCGGTGGCCGAGCTGGAGGTGGTGCTGGAGCGGCTCGGTCTGGACCCGTGGGACATCACGCGGCTGGACGAGGCGGTCGCCAGGGAGCAGGGCATGCGAGGCTGGGGCCGCACGGCGGCTGACCGGCCGCGCTGGCTGGCCGCGCTGGCGGAGCACCCGATCCTGCTGCAGCGCCCGATCATCACCGCGGACGACGGACACGCGGTGATCGCCCGGACGCCGGAGGCGCTGCGCTCGGTGCTGCCGTAA
- a CDS encoding pentapeptide repeat-containing protein, giving the protein MLGAARLWRSNAAGVRRASTEPTGAVGLGGTADLAGTADLLGRWGAVGELPWWRTGSASSGGRSARRIGTKVLVCAGPARCGPGAAASRRDASGARLPVARVSRCRTSPGAVRLRDARLRDARLRDARLTDARLTDARLTDARLTDARLTDARLRGRLAATGVRRAA; this is encoded by the coding sequence GTGCTCGGCGCGGCCAGGCTCTGGCGCAGCAACGCAGCGGGCGTGCGCCGCGCCTCGACGGAGCCGACGGGTGCGGTCGGCCTCGGGGGGACGGCGGATCTCGCGGGCACAGCTGACCTCCTCGGGCGCTGGGGAGCGGTGGGTGAGCTTCCATGGTGGCGCACCGGGTCCGCGAGCAGCGGAGGCCGTTCGGCCCGCCGGATCGGGACCAAGGTCCTGGTTTGCGCAGGTCCGGCCCGGTGCGGCCCGGGCGCGGCGGCCTCGCGGCGCGACGCCAGTGGCGCACGTCTCCCAGTGGCGCGCGTCTCCCGGTGCCGTACCTCTCCCGGTGCCGTACGTCTCAGGGACGCGCGGCTCAGGGACGCGCGGCTCAGGGACGCGCGGCTCACGGACGCGCGGCTCACGGACGCGCGGCTCACGGACGCGCGGCTCACGGACGCGCGGCTCACGGACGCGCGGCTCAGGGGGCGCCTGGCAGCCACCGGTGTCCGCCGGGCTGCGTAG
- a CDS encoding PP2C family protein-serine/threonine phosphatase, with protein sequence MPARSAVPPRPTAPVGSVEARRTPAALLRQSLAAPSTADSRPDLAPRWVRWLPVLLILADLLIETVLPQATASGFLLTVLPVLVAFGFGSLAVAASGVGAVALQLMLAARVGHLYEHHHLWVYLSTLIAALAGVMLSHQRTRQARHLVRARTVSEALQRTVLHPVPEQVGALRTAGRYRAAQAEVAIGGDLYELCDTRFGTRVLLGDVRGKGLEAVRTVADLLGAFRATAHETADLAELAALLDRQVRRGALEHGDEELFVTAVLLEHRAGEDSVQLINRGHLDPVLLTGGSVLTVPCRQDLPLGLGHLRAQGSPLPPSSVPLAPGQTLLLHTDGVTEARDRAGRFYPLTDRLATRFQGRPTVTPEQAVAFVGDDVQAHCGAATDDLAVLALTPAG encoded by the coding sequence GTGCCCGCGAGATCCGCCGTCCCCCCGAGGCCGACCGCACCCGTCGGCTCCGTCGAGGCGCGGCGCACGCCCGCTGCGTTGCTGCGCCAGAGCCTGGCCGCGCCGAGCACCGCGGACAGCCGGCCCGACCTCGCGCCGCGCTGGGTGCGCTGGCTGCCGGTGCTGCTGATCCTCGCCGACCTGCTGATCGAGACCGTCCTCCCGCAGGCCACGGCCAGCGGGTTCCTGCTCACCGTGCTGCCGGTGCTGGTCGCCTTCGGCTTCGGCTCGCTGGCCGTGGCGGCCTCCGGGGTCGGCGCGGTGGCGCTGCAGCTGATGCTGGCGGCCCGGGTCGGCCACCTCTACGAGCACCACCACCTCTGGGTCTACCTCTCCACCCTGATCGCGGCGCTGGCCGGTGTGATGCTCTCCCACCAGCGCACCCGCCAGGCCCGGCACCTGGTGCGGGCCCGCACGGTCAGCGAGGCACTGCAGCGCACCGTGCTGCACCCGGTGCCGGAGCAGGTCGGCGCGCTGCGCACGGCCGGCCGCTACCGGGCCGCGCAGGCCGAGGTGGCGATCGGCGGCGACCTCTACGAGCTCTGCGACACCCGCTTCGGCACCCGGGTGCTGCTCGGTGACGTCCGCGGCAAGGGCCTGGAGGCTGTCCGCACGGTGGCCGACCTGCTCGGCGCATTCCGGGCCACCGCGCACGAGACCGCCGACCTGGCCGAGCTGGCCGCCCTGCTGGACCGCCAGGTTCGCCGGGGCGCGCTGGAGCACGGCGACGAAGAACTCTTCGTCACCGCCGTCCTGCTGGAGCACCGGGCGGGCGAGGACAGCGTCCAGCTGATCAACCGCGGCCACCTGGACCCGGTGCTGCTCACCGGCGGCAGCGTGCTCACCGTGCCGTGCCGCCAGGACCTCCCGCTGGGCCTGGGCCACCTGCGCGCCCAGGGCTCCCCGCTCCCGCCCTCCAGCGTCCCGCTCGCCCCGGGGCAGACCCTGCTGCTGCACACCGACGGCGTCACCGAGGCCCGCGACCGCGCCGGCCGCTTCTACCCCCTGACCGACCGCCTCGCCACCCGCTTCCAGGGCCGCCCCACCGTCACTCCCGAACAAGCGGTCGCCTTCGTCGGCGACGACGTCCAGGCCCACTGCGGCGCGG